The Candidatus Aminicenantes bacterium nucleotide sequence CACCTGGCACGGCGTCGGGTACGGCGGGCGCGCGTCGAATTCGTGCTCCCGCGGCCGTTGCTCGTGGTACCGTTGCGAGCCCGGCCGCAAGAGGTGTTGCGAGCCAATCGTGAATCCATCCATAGCCGTTATGCCCGTATGTGCGCCAAGTGGCGGTGTGCCCTGCAACTTGACCTGCTGGATCGCAGCGAGGAGCAAACCCGCGCATTGACTGCGGTTTATGTCGAGCGTTATAGTCGGATGCTGCAGGTGGAGTGTCGGCAATTGACCTGGCGGCGCATGACCAGCCGCTGGGGAACATGCAGTGGCAAGGGCGTTATCCGCCTCAACCGTTTCCTGCGCCATGTGCCGGAGCCGCTGGTGGCCTACGTGGTGTTTCACGAAACCCTGCACCTGGCCAACATGCGCCATGACTGTCGTTTCCGCCGCAGCGTGGCGCAGGTGTTTCCCCATTACCGGGAGTTGGACCGGCAACTGGAACTCTACGGTATCCGCATGCGTCACCCGGATTTGGGGACGGTGCTTGTAAGTATGTAAGTAGGTAAATTTAATCTGCGCTCGATTTCAATACTCCCCAACATTGGGAAAATAGGTGGAATTCAAAAATCCAAAAATCCGTATTTACATACTTACAAGCACCGTCCCCAATTGATCCTGATCCGGTTGACTGCGAAACGGCGGCGGGGTACCATGATGTCAGCAAGTTCCAGGAGTCCATATGCACAACGCGATTGCTGAATTGATGAAGCGCATCGGAACGGTGATCCTGGGCAAAGACGCTGAAATCCGCCTGGTGGTGACCTGCCTGCTGGCGCGCGGGCATCTGCTGATTGAGGATCTGCCCGGCATGGGCAAAACCACCCTGGCCCATGCCATCGCCCGCTCCCTGGGCATGCGTTTTTCGCGCATCCAGTTTACCAGCGATATGTTGCCCGCCGACATCATCGGTGTGTCCGTGTTTGACCGCGAAAAAAACCAGTTCCATTTTCATCCCGGTCCTCTGTTCGCCCAATTGGTGGTGGCGGATGAACTCAACCGCGCCACGCCCCGCACCCAGAGCGCCCTGCTGGAAGCCATGGAAGAGCGGCAGGTTTCTCTGGAGGGGACCACCCGCGAGTTGCCGCGTCCCTTTTTCGTGATCGCCACCCAGAACCAGCGCTATCACGTGGGGACTTTTCCCT carries:
- a CDS encoding M48 family peptidase, with protein sequence MVMFKDIVKILAEKRDIDIIEFEGITFHLARRRVRRARVEFVLPRPLLVVPLRARPQEVLRANRESIHSRYARMCAKWRCALQLDLLDRSEEQTRALTAVYVERYSRMLQVECRQLTWRRMTSRWGTCSGKGVIRLNRFLRHVPEPLVAYVVFHETLHLANMRHDCRFRRSVAQVFPHYRELDRQLELYGIRMRHPDLGTVLVSM
- a CDS encoding AAA family ATPase, with protein sequence MHNAIAELMKRIGTVILGKDAEIRLVVTCLLARGHLLIEDLPGMGKTTLAHAIARSLGMRFSRIQFTSDMLPADIIGVSVFDREKNQFHFHPGPLFAQLVVADELNRATPRTQSALLEAMEERQVSLEGTTRELPRPFFVIATQNQRYHVGTFPLPESQLDRFLMRLRLGYPDPPAERQLLTGENRADMVRGLQSVMTGEELIQLQDAVPRIHA